In Bos indicus x Bos taurus breed Angus x Brahman F1 hybrid chromosome 23, Bos_hybrid_MaternalHap_v2.0, whole genome shotgun sequence, a single genomic region encodes these proteins:
- the LOC113882297 gene encoding pectinesterase inhibitor 10-like — MEAQKWVTPSAGCGEEAEVREDDLGFSWGSLSRGCVRSARAGLPRVSCLPLNPPGSRACGRRPAPPPSSGEPQGTPPPSLVPAPPRSLHRARSFSTVASASGPAAEALAERPPHPLYKPAPGNSLHPPEPG, encoded by the coding sequence ATGGAAGCCCAGAAGTGGGTCACCCCCTCAGCCGGGTGTGGGGAGGAGGCTGAGGTCAGGGAGGATGACCTTGGCTTCTCCTGGGGAAGCTTGTCCAGGGGCTGTGTCCGCTCTGCTCGAGCCGGCCTGCCTCGGGTCTCCTGCCTCCCTTTAAACCCGCCGGGGTCCCGGGCCTGCGGGCgtcgccctgccccgcccccttccAGCGGAGAGCCCCAGGGAACTCCGCCCCCTTCGCTCGTCCCGGCTCCGCCCCGCTCCCTCCACCGCGCGCGCAGCTTCAGCACCGTGGCCAGCGCCTCGGGCCCCGCGGCAGAGGCGCTTGCCGAGCGGCCGCCCCACCCACTCTACAAGCCGGCGCCTGGGAACTCTCTTCACCCTCCGGAGCCGGGCTGA